A single genomic interval of Pseudochaenichthys georgianus chromosome 3, fPseGeo1.2, whole genome shotgun sequence harbors:
- the LOC139433657 gene encoding uncharacterized protein, whose protein sequence is NTVGLPQKVINTIQSARASSTRSLYDCKWRVFEEWCLQEGHISFQCPVGVILSFLQDLIDKHRAFSTIKVYLAAIAACHVGFEGKTASQHPLVCRSMKGARRLLPVSRSLVPLWDLAVVLNGLKMTPFEPLEGADMKHLSLKTVLLLALASAKRVSDIHALSVHPSCTQFAPGQTRVLLKPNPAFTPKVVGSCTPIDIEAFPPPLVSSGEQQQDLLCPVRALHTYMDRSKELRLNDQLFVSWANPHKGKPVTKQRLSHWIVEAIALAYTSQNLQAPSGLRAHSTRGLATSWALFKGVSIQDICAAASWSSPLTFLRFYRLDVSAPSVARAV, encoded by the coding sequence aatacagtgggactccctcagaaggtgataaacactattcagagtgcgagagcttcctccaccaggtctctctatgactgtaagtggagggtgtttgaggagtggtgccttcaagaaggacacatctcttttcaatgtcctgttggggtgattttatcatttctacaggacttgatcgataaacacagagctttctccacgatcaaggtgtacctggctgctattgctgcatgccatgtgggctttgagggtaagacggctagccaacatcctttggtttgccgttctatgaagggagctcgcaggctcctccctgtctccaggtcactggtgcccttatgggacctggcagtggttttaaatgggctcaaaatgaccccatttgaacccctggaaggagctgacatgaaacatctgtcactcaagacagtgctgttactggccctggcatccgccaagcgggtcagcgatattcatgcactgtctgtacatccctcatgcactcagttcgccccagggcaaacgagagtgttgttgaaacccaaccctgcctttacaccaaaggtggttggttcgtgtaccccaattgacattgaggcatttcctccgccgctggtttcctccggggagcagcagcaggatctgttgtgtccagtccgggctttacacacatatatggacagatcaaaagagcttcgtcttaatgaccaactcttcgtgtcctgggctaaccctcacaagggtaagcctgttactaagcaacggctctcccactggattgtggaggcaattgctttggcctatacgagtcagaatttgcaagcaccttcaggtctgcgggctcactcgactcggggcctggctacatcctgggctttgttcaagggtgtttccatccaagacatctgtgcagcggcaagctggtcttcgccgctcacttttctccgcttttacaggctagacgtctccgctccaagcgtggcccgagcagtg